DNA from Paratractidigestivibacter faecalis:
CAAGGCTGCGCACGGGAACGAACTCGCGCACCGAGTGGGCGTTGTAGCCGCCGGTGGCGATGTTGGGGCAGGGCAGGCCGCGGAAGGTCAGCTGCGCGCCGTCGGTGCCACCGCGGGCCGGGACGAGCACGGGCTCGATGCCCACCTCGCGGTTGGACTCCACGGCATAGTCAATAAGCAGCTGGTCAGCGGGGCCGAACTTCTCGGCCATGTTGCGGTACTGCTGGCGCACCTCGACGGTGACCGTGCCCTCGCCGTAGCGGGCGTTCTGGAAGGCGGCGATGCGGCGCAGCGTGGCCTCGCGCTCATCGAAGTCGGTGGCGTCAAAGTCGCGCAGGATGTAGCAGAGCTTGACCTCGTCCGGGGTGCCGGAGATGTCCGTGGGGTGGTAGTAGCCCTCGCGGCCCTCGGTGTGCTCCGGACGCTCGGCGGCGGGGACCATCTGCTGGAACTCGGAGGCCAGCGTGATGGCGTTGACCATAATGTTCTTGGCGCTGCCGGGGTGGACCACCACGCCCTTGAAGGTAACCGTGGCCTCGCTCGCGCTGAAGCACTCGTAGTTGAACTCGCCCAGGGTCTCGCCGTCCACGGTATAGCCCCACTTGGCGCCCAGCGCGTCAAGGTCAAGGAGCGCGGCGCCGTGGCCGATCTCCTCGTCGGGGACAAACGCCACCTTGATGGTGGGGTGGGCCAGCTCGGGGTTGGCGACCAGACGCGCCAGAAGCGCGCAGATCTCTGCCACGCCGGCCTTGTCGTCAGCCGAGAGGAGCGTCGAGCCGTCAGAGCACACGATGTCCTGGCCTTGGAACTTGGCCAGGTCGGGCACCTGGTCCGGCGTGGTCTGGACGGGCTGGCCGTCGACGATGCCGGCCACCAGCGGGCCGCCCTCGTAGTGGACGATGTGGGGCTTGACGCCGGAGGCCGGGGCGTCCTTGGCGGTGTCGATGTGGGCGCAGAGCATGAGCGCGGGGGCGTCCTCGGCGCCCTTGGAGGCGGGCAGGGTGCCGGTCACGTAGGCATGATCATCAACCTTCACATCAATACAGCCAATGGAACGCAGCTCTTCTCCCATGACCTCGGCCATCTTGTGCTGAGTGGGCGTAGAGGGCGTCTGCGCCTCGTTGTCCGGGTCGGACTGGGAATCTACCTGCACGTAGCGCATGAAGCGCTCGACGACGTCACTCATGGTGCCTCCTGGCGTTGCGCGCACGGGCGAGCGGCGCAGCCGCCGGCGCCGGGCGCTGGTCTTGTCTGGGTGAGATTCTACTCCAGGTGTGCACGGCCGCGGCAAACGGCGCGTAAGGTGAGGGCCGCAAACGGCCCTCACCACGTTTTGGGTTCGCGGATTTGGCGGCGAGACAAGCAGCACTTGATGAGCAGCTCTTCTACCTGCGCTTTTGCTACGCCATTCTGGGAAGCCACCGCAATCGCCCGGTAGACCGAACCCAAACCGGATATTGATTTGGGTTCGCCGCTCGGCCGGTCCCGAGGCGGCAAAAAGACCCGCAGGCCTCTGACCTGCGGGTCTTGTTTCTCGTCTCTGCGACGGCGCCCGAACCGCGAACCAAAAACGTGTTTTGGCCGCGTCCGAAGCCGCCTTGGGGGCGTCCTAGAGCCTGGCCACGCCGCTCTTGCGGGCCGCCTCGGCCACCGCCGCGGCGACGGCGGGGGCGACGCGCTGGTCAAAGGCGCCGGGGATGACGTACTCGGCGCTGCGGTGCTCGTCGTCCACCAGGCCGGCGATGGCGTAGGCGGCGGCCTCCATCATGTCGTCGTTGATGTCGGAGGCGCGCACGTCCAGGGCGCCACGGAAGATGCCCGGGAAGGCCAGGACGTTGTTGATCTGGTTGGGGAAGTCCGAGCGGCCCGTGGCGGCGACGGCAGCGCCGGCGGCGAGGGCCTCGTCGGGCATGATCTCAGGCACGGGGTTGGCGCAGGCAAAGACGATGGCGTCCTTGGCCATGGAGCGCACCATGTCCTGCGTGAGCGCGCCGGGGGCAGAAACGCCCACAAAGACGTCGGCATCCCTGACGGCGTCGGCCAGCGTGCCGGCCACGTGCTCTCGGTTGGTCCAGGAGGCAACCTCCTCCTTCACCGGGTTCAGGCCCTCGCGGCCCTCGTAGATGGCGCCCTTGCGGTCGCAGATGACGATGTCGCGGACGCCCATGCGGCGCATCAGGCGCGCGATGGAGATGCCCGCCGCGCCGGCGCCGCTGAAGACGGCCTTGACGCTGCCCAGCTCGCGGCCGGTGAGCTTGCACGCGTTGATAAGCGCGGCGCAGGTCACGACGGCGGTTCCGTGCTGGTCGTCGTGGAAGACGGGGATGTCGCAGACCTCCTTGAGGCGGCGCTCGATCTCAAAGCAGCGCGGCGCGGAGATGTCCTCGAGGTTGACGCCGCCAAAGCTGCCGGCCAGGAGCTCCACCGTGCGGACGATCTCGTCCACGTCGTGCGAGCGGATGCACAGCGGGAAGGCGTCCACGTCGGCAAAGGTCTTGAACAGGGCGCACTTGCCCTCCATGACAGGCATGCCGGCCTCCGGGCCAATGTCTCCCAGGCCCAGGACCGCGCTGCCGTCGGTCACCACGGCCACCAGATTGCCGCGACGGGTGTAGGTGTAGGAGTCCTCGACGTCCTTCTGGATCTCAAGGCAGGGCTGAGCGACGCCGGGCGTGTACGCCACGGCCAGCTCCTCCGGCGTGCTGATGGAGGCGCGGCTCACGACCTCGATCTTGCCGTGCCACTCCTTGTGCTTGTCCAGGGCATACTGCTTGGCGTCATCGGCCATGGCGTCTCCTATCTGCCGGGCCGCCCGCAGGCGGCGAGCTGCACACATATGGTGTCAGTGTAGCGGGCGGGCCGTCCGGCGACGCGCACTTCTCGCCAGACGCGCAGGCAGCGGCGCAAAGTGTCGAGAAGCGCCGACAGTGGGCCCTCAGCCCCCGCGCAAGGTCGACACATGCGGGACGTATACTAACTAGATGGCTTATCGTGCCCACAGAAAGGACTTTCCCATGAGCGAGACCCTCGCCCCTCAGGATACCTGCGTGCTCGTGACCGGCGGCGCCGGCTTCATTGGCAGCCACACCTGCGTCGAGCTGCTCCAGGACGGCTACAAGGTCGTCATCGTGGACGACCTCTCCAACGCCTCCGCCAAGGTCGAGGACCGCATCAAGACCATCGTCGGCCCCGAGGCCGCCGCAAACCTCGAGCTGGTCATCGCCGACGTCAACGACCGTGACGCGCTGGAGAAGATCTTCTCCACGCACAAGATCGACCGCGTCATCCACTTTGCCGGCTTCAAGGCCGTGGGCGAGTCGGTCTCCAAGCCCATCGAGTACTACACCAACAACCTGGGCAACACCCTCACGCTCGTTGACGTCATGCGCAACCACGGCTGCAAGTCCATCATCTTCAGCAGCTCCGCCACCGTCTACGGAGACCCGGACTCCCTACCGCTGACCGAGGCCAGCCCCAAGAAGCCCGCCACCAACCCCTACGGCTGGACCAAGTGGATGATCGAGCAGATCTTGACCG
Protein-coding regions in this window:
- a CDS encoding NAD(P)-dependent malic enzyme, with product MADDAKQYALDKHKEWHGKIEVVSRASISTPEELAVAYTPGVAQPCLEIQKDVEDSYTYTRRGNLVAVVTDGSAVLGLGDIGPEAGMPVMEGKCALFKTFADVDAFPLCIRSHDVDEIVRTVELLAGSFGGVNLEDISAPRCFEIERRLKEVCDIPVFHDDQHGTAVVTCAALINACKLTGRELGSVKAVFSGAGAAGISIARLMRRMGVRDIVICDRKGAIYEGREGLNPVKEEVASWTNREHVAGTLADAVRDADVFVGVSAPGALTQDMVRSMAKDAIVFACANPVPEIMPDEALAAGAAVAATGRSDFPNQINNVLAFPGIFRGALDVRASDINDDMMEAAAYAIAGLVDDEHRSAEYVIPGAFDQRVAPAVAAAVAEAARKSGVARL
- the pepT gene encoding peptidase T; translation: MSDVVERFMRYVQVDSQSDPDNEAQTPSTPTQHKMAEVMGEELRSIGCIDVKVDDHAYVTGTLPASKGAEDAPALMLCAHIDTAKDAPASGVKPHIVHYEGGPLVAGIVDGQPVQTTPDQVPDLAKFQGQDIVCSDGSTLLSADDKAGVAEICALLARLVANPELAHPTIKVAFVPDEEIGHGAALLDLDALGAKWGYTVDGETLGEFNYECFSASEATVTFKGVVVHPGSAKNIMVNAITLASEFQQMVPAAERPEHTEGREGYYHPTDISGTPDEVKLCYILRDFDATDFDEREATLRRIAAFQNARYGEGTVTVEVRQQYRNMAEKFGPADQLLIDYAVESNREVGIEPVLVPARGGTDGAQLTFRGLPCPNIATGGYNAHSVREFVPVRSLELTVDLLERLVAKFAAVRADGTVATPTAGAADGE